A window from Mya arenaria isolate MELC-2E11 chromosome 9, ASM2691426v1 encodes these proteins:
- the LOC128203474 gene encoding uncharacterized protein LOC128203474 isoform X2 — protein sequence MFLRRAHWLVRRRRNAVVWTLMMAVGIFVFINRLKNPFTSELLPRSEEKMISQELVPTTHAKKSYTIKDTKAFYIFEWDPETTPDTTT from the exons atgtttttgagaCGAGCACATTGGCTAGTGCGTCGGCGGAGGAATGCTGTGGTATGGACCCTGATGATGGCAGTCGggatatttgtgtttattaaccGCCTCAAAAACCCTTTCACTTCAG AGCTCCTCCCCAGGTCAGAAGAAAAGATGATATCTCAAGAGCTCGTACCAACAACTCATGCAAAGAAAAGCTATACAATAAAGGATACAAAG GCCTTCTACATATTTGAGTGGGATCCTGAAACAACCCCTGACACAACAACTTAA
- the LOC128203474 gene encoding carbohydrate sulfotransferase 11-like isoform X1: MFLRRAHWLVRRRRNAVVWTLMMAVGIFVFINRLKNPFTSELLPRSEEKMISQELVPTTHAKKSYTIKDTKNLSAEDGFSRAKFLRRACENSIHRSGNKGIRVSFDPHANAVYCPLCKIASTFWERIFRMMALNNKGTRNGTVLTAFDVPISDISRSNDYLDLKNWTVGSKDATKSFRFMFVRNPFDMLFSLYVDKLVGPNPYFSRFSQANKKQCGYANITFRQLLEHVIITDKKGKPLDCHVAKWDACLPCEVNYTYIGKMETFKDDTSVILSALGQLKSLDAMKAKFTDLHAHDAIQDSVSGPFEWRKNIVKCMSWPDALRRVWRKLQIRGVIGTTGFSLSELEAESINRTDYIKVLKKVREKSTASERRMIKQFSFIEAYRNIPAEILDSIKQVYRHEFNLFNFSDDTEIFRQLDQYKAIGFFNYSNIDSNIRF; this comes from the exons atgtttttgagaCGAGCACATTGGCTAGTGCGTCGGCGGAGGAATGCTGTGGTATGGACCCTGATGATGGCAGTCGggatatttgtgtttattaaccGCCTCAAAAACCCTTTCACTTCAG AGCTCCTCCCCAGGTCAGAAGAAAAGATGATATCTCAAGAGCTCGTACCAACAACTCATGCAAAGAAAAGCTATACAATAAAGGATACAAAG aatctGTCAGCGGAAGATGGGTTTTCGAGAGCCAAGTTTTTACGCCGCGCATGTGAGAACAGCATACATAGATCGGGGAATAAAGGGATCCGAGTGAGTTTCGACCCGCATGCTAACGCCGTGTACTGTCCGCTGTGTAAGATTGCTTCCACCTTCTGGGAAAGGATTTTCCGTATGATGGCGCTTAACAACAAAGGTACACGAAATGGGACAGTATTGACCGCTTTTGATGTGCCTATCTCAGATATAAGTCGTTCCAATGATTATTTGGACCTTAAAAACTGGACTGTAGGTAGTAAAGACGCAACAAAAAGTTTTCGATTTATGTTTGTTAGGAACCCGTTTGATATGCTGTTTTCCCTTTACGTTGATAAACTTGTTGGACCTAATCCGTATTTCAGTAGGTTTTCACAAgctaacaaaaaacaatgtggATATGCGAATATTACGTTCCGACAACTGCTTGAACATGTGATTATCACGGATAAGAAGGGGAAACCTCTTGACTGTCATGTTGCGAAGTGGGATGCTTGTTTACCATGTGAGGTTAACTACACATATATAGGCAAAATGGAAACGTTTAAAGATGACACCTCAGTTATATTGTCGGCTCTTGGACAGCTCAAGAGTCTAGATGCAATGAAAGCCAAATTCACTGACCTCCACGCCCATGACGCTATTCAAGATTCGGTATCTGGACCTTTCGAATGGCGTAAGAACATTGTTAAGTGCATGTCATGGCCAGATGCCCTGCGTAGGGTCTGGCGGAAGTTGCAGATTCGAGGAGTTATAGGGACTACGGgattttcgctctccgaattaGAGGCAGAGTCTATCAATAGGACTGATTACATAAAAGTTCTTAAGAAAGTTAGGGAGAAAAGTACAGCAAGCGAAAGACGTATGATTAAGCAGTTTTCTTTCATTGAAGCATACAGGAATATTCCTGCGGAAATATTAGACAGTATTAAACAAGTGTATAGAcatgaatttaatttattcaattttagcGATGATACTGAAATATTTCGCCAATTGGATCAATACAAAGCAATAGGTTTCTTTAATTACTCCAACATCGATAGTAACATTAGGTTTTAA